The following DNA comes from Novosphingobium sp. PP1Y.
CGACGTCTATGCCAATGCCGCCCGCCTCGTGCGCGCTACGGCCGTGGCCGAGACGGCCGAGCCCGAGGAGGCGAACGACGACGATGGCGAAACGAGCGCAGCGCGTCCGGTGGTCGGCGAAGATGCCATCACCCGGCCGAGCGAACTGCTCGAGAAGGTGCTCAGCACAGGCCGCAAGGGGCTCTCGATCCAGCGCTACAAGGGTCTTGGCGAAATGAATGCCGAGCAGCTGTGGGAGACCACGCTCGATCCGGAGAACCGCGCCTTGCTGCAAGTCAAGGTCGAGGACGCGGACGTGACCGACGAGATCTTCACCCGCCTGATGGGCGACATCGTCGAACCGCGCCGCGAATTCATCCAGGAAAACGCGCTCAACGTCGCCAACCTCGACGTCTGAGGCCCATGTGAGGGTGCGCAATGCGCGCCCTTCGACACATCGGAATCGATTGGGAACAGTCCGCCGCAAGGCGGTCTGCCTTTCCGGTGTTGCGCCGGGACGCATGCGACCATAAGTTGCGCCGATGCGTATTCTTCTTGCCGCGGTCCTCCTGGCCAGCACTGCACCGTTCAGCCCCGTCCTTGCGTCCGAGACGGCTAGCCCCGCTCCCATCCTGACGACGCCCGAGGCCAGGGACGTCTGGACCCATGCACAGCCGGAAGTGGCGCGCGTCACCCATGTCGCGCTCGACCTCGACGTCGACTTCGCCACCAGGACACTGGGCGGCACGGCGGTGCTTGACGTCCTGGCCGCGCCGGGCGCGACGCAGATCGTGCTGGATGTCGACGACCTCGATATCGCGTCCGTAACCGATGCCTCGGGCAAGGCGTTGAATTGGAAGGTAGGCGCCGACGATCCGGACCTCGGCTCCGCCATGACCGTCGATCTCGCCGGAGCCAGGCAGATCCGCATTGCCTACCGCACCAGGCAGGGTGCCAGCGCGCTGCAATGGCTTCCGCCGGAAATGACCGCGGGCAAGAACAAGCCCTACCTGTTCAGCCAGGGTCAGCCGATCAACAACCGCAGCTGGATCCCGACGCAGGACAGCCCGGGCATCCGCCAGACCTGGGAAGCCTCGCTGACCGTCCCGGGCGATCTGGTCGCGGTGATGAGCGCGGAGAAGCTTTCGGGCGACAAGGGCGAGCGACTGCCTGACGGGCGCCGCCGCTTCCGCTTCCGCATGGACAAGCCGGTTCCGCCCTACCTCATCGCCTTCGCGGTGGGCGACATCCGGTTCAAGTCGCTCGGCCCGCGTTCGGGCGTCTGGGCCGAAGCGCCGATGCTCGACAAGGCGGCGAAGGAATTCGGCGACGTCGAGAAGATGATCGACGCGGCCTCCGCGCTTTACGGTCCCTATCGCTGGGGTCGATACGACATGCTGGTGCTGCCGCCTGCCTTCCCCTTCGGCGGGATGGAAAACCCGATGCTCACGTTCCTGACGCCGACCATCATCACCGGCGACCGGTCGAACACCGACGTCGTGGCGCATGAGCTGGCGCATTCGTGGTCCGGCAATCTCGTCACCAATGCGACATGGTCGGACTCGTGGCTCAACGAGGGCTTCACGACCTATTTCGAGAACCGCATCATGGAATCGCTCTACGGGAAGGAGCGCGCCGCGATTTACGCCGATCTCGATTGGGACGGCTTGCTGCGCGAC
Coding sequences within:
- a CDS encoding M1 family metallopeptidase, which codes for MRILLAAVLLASTAPFSPVLASETASPAPILTTPEARDVWTHAQPEVARVTHVALDLDVDFATRTLGGTAVLDVLAAPGATQIVLDVDDLDIASVTDASGKALNWKVGADDPDLGSAMTVDLAGARQIRIAYRTRQGASALQWLPPEMTAGKNKPYLFSQGQPINNRSWIPTQDSPGIRQTWEASLTVPGDLVAVMSAEKLSGDKGERLPDGRRRFRFRMDKPVPPYLIAFAVGDIRFKSLGPRSGVWAEAPMLDKAAKEFGDVEKMIDAASALYGPYRWGRYDMLVLPPAFPFGGMENPMLTFLTPTIITGDRSNTDVVAHELAHSWSGNLVTNATWSDSWLNEGFTTYFENRIMESLYGKERAAIYADLDWDGLLRDIKAAGGETAATTRLHGDPGATAGQLDYFKGSNFLRMIEYTVGRERWDAYLTSYFDRHAFQPQTTAGFLADLREHLLKDDCALELKLQLDRWAYAAGLPDNAVHVKSATLAKIDEKLAAYTAGGPASAVQPQGWSTQEWLRFLNGIPREQSPARLKELDETLGLSASTNAYVQSAWLELAIANRYEPALPTLRRYVASIGRGLLIAPLYRGLMKQGEWGAKIARDDFAEAKPTYHPATADAIARIIQGN